Proteins from a genomic interval of Chroococcidiopsis thermalis PCC 7203:
- the hppD gene encoding 4-hydroxyphenylpyruvate dioxygenase — translation MKIDRIHFYVEDAKAWRDWFVSKLGFQTVASYSRDRYTDTEVVKSGFVCFALSSPRSHFSPVWQFLRHHPPGVADVAFVVEDLEAIVQRAIAHGAKVLHPPQLQQGYKWSKISAWGSLAHTLIERRQETGDRRQEKTRKQKRAEETEGEKITNHQLPTTHYPLPITNATQHALPSIMGIDHIVLNVAAGDLETAVAWYKEILDFRSQQAFTIQTDRSALHSQVMVSSNSCVQFPINQPASPNSQIQEFLDCNQGAGIQHIALKTSNIIEAIAQFRNNGVSFLSVPPTYYTQLKQRLGLPISFPISVDELQAIAQQQILVDWQDSHPDALLLQTFTQPIFTQPTFFFEIIERRSQATGFGEGNFRALFEAIEREQMKRGSLQVRESGIGSWGDKGDKEDKGDKGDKGDNLPNSQ, via the coding sequence ATGAAAATCGATCGGATTCACTTCTACGTAGAAGATGCAAAAGCTTGGCGTGACTGGTTTGTCAGCAAATTAGGCTTTCAAACTGTAGCTAGTTACAGCCGCGATCGCTACACTGATACAGAAGTGGTGAAGAGTGGTTTCGTCTGCTTCGCTCTATCGTCACCGCGATCGCATTTCAGTCCAGTCTGGCAGTTTTTGCGCCATCATCCTCCTGGTGTGGCGGATGTCGCCTTTGTTGTAGAAGATCTCGAAGCGATCGTCCAAAGAGCGATCGCTCACGGCGCAAAAGTCTTACACCCCCCACAATTACAGCAAGGCTACAAGTGGAGTAAAATCTCTGCCTGGGGTTCTCTGGCTCATACTTTGATCGAAAGGAGACAGGAGACAGGAGACAGGAGGCAGGAGAAGACAAGGAAACAGAAAAGAGCTGAGGAAACTGAGGGAGAAAAAATAACCAACCACCAACTACCAACTACCCATTACCCATTACCCATTACCAACGCCACGCAACACGCACTACCCTCAATCATGGGCATCGATCACATCGTATTAAACGTTGCTGCGGGGGATTTGGAGACAGCTGTGGCATGGTATAAAGAGATTTTAGATTTTCGCTCTCAGCAGGCTTTTACTATTCAAACCGATCGCTCTGCTTTGCATAGTCAGGTGATGGTTTCTAGTAATAGCTGCGTTCAGTTTCCAATCAATCAACCTGCATCGCCTAATTCGCAAATTCAGGAATTTTTAGATTGCAATCAAGGTGCGGGAATTCAACACATCGCCCTCAAAACTAGCAACATCATCGAAGCGATCGCGCAATTTCGCAATAACGGCGTATCTTTTCTTTCAGTTCCTCCTACTTACTACACTCAGCTAAAGCAGCGTTTGGGATTACCAATATCATTTCCAATCTCAGTTGATGAGTTACAAGCGATCGCCCAACAGCAAATTTTAGTTGACTGGCAAGATTCCCACCCTGATGCTTTGCTACTACAAACTTTTACTCAACCCATTTTTACCCAACCAACTTTCTTTTTTGAAATTATCGAACGCCGCTCCCAAGCCACGGGTTTTGGCGAAGGTAATTTTCGCGCTCTGTTTGAGGCAATCGAACGAGAACAGATGAAGCGCGGTAGCCTTCAGGTGCGGGAGTCGGGCATCGGGAGTTGGGGGGACAAGGGAGACAAGGAGGACAAGGGAGACAAGGGAGACAAGGGAGATAACTTACCAAATAGCCAATGA
- a CDS encoding HAD family hydrolase produces MIRLITDFDGPIIDVSERYYRVYQLCLEKTRHPEQAVTQLSKAEFWQLKRSKVPEKQIAILSGLDETQAKTFANLRRQTVHAHPYFQYDKLAPGAVEALEQIQQAGIDLAVMTMRRVRELDYAFGQHDLGRFFPENRCYCLSNDYLKTRDIDDKPLLMARALVELPPASDVWMVGDTEADIIAAKKHGIKAIAVECGIRDRVRLQQYQPDLIVKDLNAAVEFVLNAAFAQAS; encoded by the coding sequence ATGATTAGATTAATTACCGATTTTGACGGACCTATTATTGATGTGTCGGAGCGATACTACCGCGTATATCAATTATGTTTAGAGAAAACTCGCCATCCAGAACAAGCTGTAACGCAGTTGAGTAAAGCGGAATTTTGGCAGTTGAAGCGCTCTAAGGTTCCTGAAAAACAGATTGCTATCCTATCTGGACTAGACGAAACTCAAGCTAAAACATTTGCTAATTTGCGGCGACAAACGGTACACGCTCATCCTTACTTTCAGTATGACAAACTAGCTCCGGGCGCAGTAGAAGCTTTAGAGCAAATCCAGCAAGCTGGTATCGATTTAGCAGTGATGACAATGCGTCGCGTGCGCGAGCTGGACTATGCTTTCGGACAGCACGATCTAGGTAGATTTTTTCCTGAAAATCGCTGCTATTGTTTAAGCAATGATTATCTGAAAACTCGCGACATTGACGATAAACCTTTGTTGATGGCAAGGGCTTTAGTAGAATTGCCCCCTGCTAGCGATGTTTGGATGGTTGGTGATACGGAAGCGGATATTATTGCGGCAAAAAAGCACGGGATCAAAGCGATCGCCGTAGAATGTGGAATTCGCGATCGCGTGCGGCTACAACAGTACCAACCTGATTTAATTGTGAAAGACCTAAATGCAGCAGTCGAGTTCGTTCTCAACGCTGCATTTGCCCAAGCTAGCTAG
- a CDS encoding CPP1-like family protein, whose translation MIEQSPYDKLGVSEDATFDEIQEARTRLVQQCSNDRQLLETVEAAYDAILMERLRLRQEGKIKVPEGIRFAETAIQSPPKEVSSPAPQAPAWLQGIQDKPSLSEILMPGVLYLGLSCIGVFYSAVGAQILQFLLIVGVCSSLYFLYRKEQKFGRAVLLTAMGLVVGLIGGGLIGSLLQTQIASIVTVEQFSTVLTFVLLWVISSFLR comes from the coding sequence ATGATCGAGCAAAGTCCCTACGACAAACTTGGGGTATCAGAAGACGCGACATTCGACGAGATCCAAGAAGCTCGCACTCGCCTCGTACAGCAGTGCAGCAACGATCGGCAGCTGTTGGAGACAGTGGAAGCAGCTTATGATGCCATCTTAATGGAGCGTTTGCGACTGCGCCAAGAAGGAAAGATTAAAGTTCCAGAAGGTATCCGCTTCGCTGAGACGGCTATCCAATCTCCCCCTAAAGAAGTCTCATCGCCTGCGCCTCAAGCCCCAGCGTGGCTGCAAGGTATACAAGACAAGCCTAGCTTGAGTGAGATTCTCATGCCTGGAGTGCTGTACTTAGGGTTGAGCTGTATTGGAGTGTTTTATAGCGCTGTCGGCGCTCAAATCTTGCAATTTTTATTAATCGTTGGTGTTTGTTCGAGCCTCTATTTTCTCTATCGGAAAGAACAAAAATTTGGTCGAGCAGTACTGCTAACAGCTATGGGTTTGGTTGTTGGCTTAATCGGTGGTGGGCTGATCGGTAGTTTGTTGCAAACCCAGATTGCCAGCATTGTAACAGTAGAACAATTTTCTACTGTCCTAACTTTTGTGTTGTTGTGGGTGATTTCTAGCTTTCTACGCTGA
- a CDS encoding response regulator transcription factor encodes MAVAKILVVDDDPSIRNLIQRFLTKHNYQVEAAEDGKTALALFEQFNPDLVILDVNLPDTLGYNLCQEMQNRTKVFVLMLTSRADEADKIRGFSQGADDYLTKPFSLGELEVRVGAILKRQRVVTTAEKQRLVFDKLTIDPERREVTINNELIPLTALEFDLLRFLASHPGRVWRRAELIQEVWDYEYVGDQRVVDVHIGQIRKKIEIDAAQPILIQTVRGVGYKFEAPSKAGKSQ; translated from the coding sequence ATGGCTGTTGCCAAAATTCTAGTTGTTGATGACGATCCATCAATTCGTAATTTAATTCAACGCTTTTTAACCAAGCATAACTATCAGGTAGAGGCTGCCGAAGATGGTAAGACTGCCTTGGCTCTATTCGAGCAATTTAACCCCGATCTAGTCATCCTAGATGTAAATCTACCAGATACGCTTGGTTACAATCTCTGCCAAGAGATGCAAAACCGCACTAAAGTTTTTGTACTCATGCTGACAAGTCGAGCTGATGAGGCAGACAAAATCAGAGGCTTTTCTCAAGGTGCGGATGACTATTTAACCAAACCATTTAGTTTAGGAGAGTTAGAAGTCCGAGTTGGAGCAATTTTGAAACGCCAACGAGTAGTTACGACTGCGGAAAAACAACGTCTGGTGTTTGATAAACTGACAATCGATCCAGAACGGCGAGAAGTGACAATTAACAATGAATTGATTCCCTTAACTGCATTGGAATTTGATTTGTTACGCTTTCTTGCCAGCCATCCAGGTCGAGTTTGGCGGCGTGCCGAGCTAATTCAAGAAGTTTGGGACTATGAATATGTAGGAGATCAGCGGGTGGTAGACGTGCATATCGGTCAGATTCGCAAAAAAATTGAAATTGATGCGGCTCAGCCGATCCTGATTCAGACAGTACGTGGTGTCGGATATAAATTTGAAGCTCCTAGTAAGGCTGGGAAAAGTCAATAG
- a CDS encoding DUF2811 domain-containing protein — MSATVSILTEIPESLHESMQNYLETHPDWDQDRVFAAALSLFLLQNSNGDRRAARVYLETLFHHS; from the coding sequence ATGTCCGCCACCGTTAGCATTTTGACTGAAATTCCCGAGTCATTACACGAATCAATGCAAAATTACTTAGAAACCCATCCTGATTGGGATCAAGACCGAGTGTTTGCCGCAGCATTATCCCTGTTTTTGCTACAAAATAGTAATGGCGATCGCCGTGCCGCTAGAGTCTATCTAGAAACCCTATTTCATCACTCTTAA
- a CDS encoding alpha-ketoacid dehydrogenase subunit beta, whose translation MAETLFFNALKEAIDEEMARDSTVFVLGEDVGHYGGSYKVTKDLYKKYGELRVLDTPIAENSFTGMAVGAAMTGLRPIVEGMNMGFLLLAFNQISNNAGMLRYTSGGNFKIPMVIRGPGGVGRQLGAEHSQRLEAYFQAVPGLKIVACSTPYNAKGLLKSAIRNDNPVLFFEHVLLYNLKENLPEHEYLVPLDKAEIVRRGEDVTILTYSRMRHHVMQAVKPLEKEGFDPEVIDLISLKPLDIETIATSVRKTHRVIIVEECMKTGGIAAELTALINDRLFDELDAPVLRLSSQDIPTPYNGSLERLTIVQPEQIVEAVKKMVAVQV comes from the coding sequence ATGGCAGAAACGTTATTCTTTAATGCCCTGAAAGAAGCCATCGACGAGGAAATGGCGCGGGATTCTACTGTATTCGTTTTGGGTGAGGATGTCGGTCACTACGGCGGCTCGTATAAAGTTACAAAAGATTTGTATAAGAAATATGGGGAGTTACGGGTACTAGACACCCCCATTGCCGAAAATAGCTTCACGGGTATGGCAGTAGGAGCAGCGATGACTGGCTTGCGACCGATCGTCGAAGGGATGAATATGGGGTTTTTGCTGCTGGCTTTTAACCAAATTTCCAATAACGCAGGAATGCTGCGCTATACCTCTGGTGGCAACTTTAAAATTCCGATGGTAATTCGCGGACCTGGCGGAGTAGGCAGACAATTGGGTGCAGAACACTCGCAGCGGTTAGAAGCATACTTCCAAGCAGTGCCTGGATTGAAGATAGTCGCTTGTTCTACTCCCTATAACGCTAAGGGGTTGCTTAAATCAGCAATTCGCAACGATAATCCCGTTCTATTCTTTGAACATGTACTACTTTACAACCTCAAGGAAAACCTACCAGAACACGAATACTTAGTCCCGTTAGACAAAGCAGAAATCGTGCGCCGTGGCGAAGACGTGACAATTTTGACCTACTCGCGAATGCGCCACCACGTCATGCAAGCAGTCAAGCCGCTAGAGAAAGAGGGATTCGATCCAGAAGTTATCGATCTCATTTCTCTAAAACCCCTAGATATAGAAACCATTGCTACTTCCGTCCGCAAAACGCATCGCGTCATCATCGTGGAAGAGTGCATGAAAACTGGGGGTATAGCCGCAGAATTGACCGCATTAATTAACGATCGCCTCTTCGATGAATTAGATGCGCCTGTCTTGCGTCTATCTTCTCAAGACATTCCCACACCCTACAACGGCAGTCTAGAAAGACTTACCATCGTACAACCAGAGCAAATTGTCGAAGCCGTGAAAAAGATGGTTGCCGTTCAGGTGTAA
- the secD gene encoding protein translocase subunit SecD, with the protein MQKQRSLLALIVVLIIAAIVVIVKFPVPLGLDLQGGSQLTIQVKPNEEIKRITERELEAVQTVVENRVNGLGVSEPVIQTVGQDQILVQLPGVNDPEQAERVLGGTAQLDFRRENAESRAFVNNRQQQIQGLLEEQQKLQSAKERDEKAIAANNAQIEAKIKEITELEAKLFERTGLTGKNLKYAQATPTQGSNWSVALEFDAKGGELFAQLTKELAGTGRRLGIFLDDKPISTPVVGQEFEKTGIAGGRAEITGNFDFESANELALQLRGGALPVPVEIVENRTVGATLGRDSIQRSIYAGVGGLSLVLIFMVVYYRLPGLIADLALVIYALLTWATFALLGVTLTLPGIAGFILSIGMAVDANVLIFERTREELRAGKSLYRSVESGFYRAFSSILDSNVTTWIACAALFWLGSGLVKGFALTLALGVAMSMFTAITCSRTFLMLAIAIPSLRKPELYCPSLPASNKAQGAT; encoded by the coding sequence ATGCAAAAACAGCGATCGCTATTAGCTTTAATTGTCGTTCTCATCATCGCCGCAATTGTCGTAATTGTGAAATTTCCCGTGCCACTCGGGTTAGACCTCCAGGGGGGTTCGCAATTGACAATTCAGGTCAAGCCTAACGAGGAAATCAAACGCATCACCGAACGCGAGTTAGAAGCAGTACAAACTGTGGTGGAAAACCGCGTCAACGGACTAGGGGTATCGGAACCCGTGATTCAAACAGTAGGACAAGACCAAATTCTCGTCCAACTTCCAGGAGTCAACGATCCAGAACAGGCAGAAAGGGTACTAGGTGGTACAGCTCAACTGGATTTTCGTCGCGAGAATGCAGAAAGTCGAGCTTTTGTCAATAACAGGCAGCAACAAATTCAAGGATTGCTGGAAGAACAACAAAAGTTACAAAGTGCGAAGGAACGAGACGAAAAGGCGATCGCGGCAAATAATGCCCAAATAGAAGCCAAAATCAAAGAAATTACCGAGCTAGAAGCAAAGCTATTCGAGCGCACCGGGTTGACGGGGAAAAATCTCAAGTACGCTCAGGCGACACCTACACAAGGCAGCAACTGGAGTGTAGCTTTAGAATTTGATGCCAAAGGCGGCGAATTATTCGCCCAACTGACAAAAGAATTGGCAGGCACGGGAAGACGTTTGGGAATTTTTCTCGACGATAAACCAATCAGTACGCCCGTAGTTGGTCAAGAATTTGAAAAAACAGGTATTGCAGGCGGACGGGCAGAAATTACAGGTAATTTTGATTTCGAGTCTGCTAACGAATTAGCACTGCAATTGCGAGGCGGTGCTTTGCCCGTACCCGTAGAAATCGTTGAAAATCGAACTGTGGGCGCAACCTTGGGACGCGATAGCATTCAACGCAGTATTTATGCTGGGGTTGGGGGATTGTCCTTAGTCTTGATCTTTATGGTGGTTTACTACCGCTTGCCTGGACTCATAGCCGATCTAGCCTTGGTGATTTATGCTTTGCTGACATGGGCAACTTTCGCTTTGTTGGGTGTCACCCTGACGCTGCCAGGTATCGCTGGATTTATCCTCAGTATTGGGATGGCAGTGGATGCCAACGTGTTGATTTTCGAGCGGACGCGGGAAGAATTGCGGGCGGGTAAATCGCTCTATCGTTCCGTAGAATCTGGCTTTTACCGTGCTTTTTCTAGCATTTTAGATAGTAACGTCACGACTTGGATTGCTTGTGCGGCGCTGTTTTGGCTCGGTTCTGGGTTAGTGAAAGGTTTTGCTCTGACGCTTGCCTTGGGGGTTGCCATGAGTATGTTTACCGCGATTACCTGTAGTCGTACCTTCTTAATGTTGGCGATCGCAATTCCCAGTTTGCGCAAACCAGAGTTATACTGTCCGAGCTTGCCAGCATCGAATAAGGCACAGGGGGCGACATGA
- the secF gene encoding protein translocase subunit SecF has product MRLNINKQRSLWWGVSLIVILAGLVAMGISWQKYGAPLRPSLDFIGGTRLQLQRDCSKPENCAKPIDINAVRQVMSERGLGNSSIQLVSDERGQQQGISIRTKTLNVDERTQLQQTLTKEIGAFDPKATQIDTVGPTIGQQLLSSGLIALLVSFAGIVVYLSLRFQLDYAIFAIVALFHDVLITTGIFGILGLVQGTEVDSLFIVALLTITGFSVNDTVVIYDRIRETLKVNPDLPIDQVVDNAVNQTLGRSINTTLTVLLTLLTLFIFGGETLKNFALALMIGFAAGAYSSIFIASTLLSLWRERTGQSQNNNQLSTTSDQ; this is encoded by the coding sequence ATGAGACTCAATATTAACAAACAGCGATCGCTTTGGTGGGGAGTTTCCCTGATCGTGATTCTGGCTGGTTTAGTGGCGATGGGGATTTCTTGGCAAAAATACGGTGCGCCACTGCGTCCGAGTCTCGACTTTATCGGCGGAACGCGATTGCAACTCCAGCGCGACTGCTCTAAACCAGAAAACTGCGCCAAACCAATTGACATCAATGCCGTCCGTCAAGTCATGTCCGAGCGCGGATTGGGCAATAGTAGCATTCAACTGGTAAGTGACGAACGCGGACAACAACAAGGGATTTCAATTCGGACAAAAACTCTCAATGTTGACGAGAGGACGCAGTTACAACAAACACTTACTAAAGAAATTGGCGCGTTCGATCCCAAAGCAACCCAAATTGATACAGTAGGTCCAACCATCGGACAACAGTTGTTATCTTCGGGTTTAATTGCTCTACTCGTCTCCTTTGCTGGGATCGTCGTTTATTTAAGCCTACGCTTCCAGTTAGACTACGCCATATTTGCGATCGTGGCTCTGTTCCACGATGTTTTGATTACCACGGGGATTTTCGGGATTCTTGGCTTAGTCCAAGGCACTGAAGTTGATAGTTTATTTATCGTTGCGTTGCTAACAATCACGGGTTTTTCTGTCAATGACACGGTAGTCATTTACGATCGCATCCGCGAAACCCTGAAGGTTAATCCCGATCTACCCATAGACCAAGTGGTAGACAATGCGGTCAATCAAACCTTGGGGCGATCGATCAACACCACCTTAACCGTATTGCTGACTTTGCTGACCTTATTCATCTTTGGTGGCGAAACGCTGAAAAACTTTGCCTTAGCACTCATGATTGGTTTCGCTGCTGGGGCGTACTCTAGTATTTTTATCGCCAGTACCCTACTTTCCTTGTGGCGAGAACGGACTGGTCAATCTCAGAATAACAACCAGTTGTCAACAACCAGCGACCAGTGA
- a CDS encoding sensor histidine kinase: MSWNEWVYLLFGLFLGLSLGLGGRWWLDKSKRSLTANNANDPTLEQKPLTADRNEILALQSQLQQSQIAYQLAREMCQFKAGFLTRTAHELRSPLNSLIGLHQLILSDLCDDPAEERTFIAQAHQSALKLMNLMDRVIDVSRLEHGRSPLEIQPVNLAGLLTDVYNSTYLIAANRNLRLQLSLPETETYVLADPRWLRQVAIDLLDICLTQMQEGNILVSTHSCLATNEMAIWLDAELPHQILSDSIDVSQSDRISPLEIKDFTFSPGMILLLTQTLLDLMHCRLEILSMPNSISIDEENESYTRLQLMIPLVTLEPETVSEAIEN; encoded by the coding sequence ATGAGCTGGAATGAATGGGTGTATTTATTATTTGGGCTGTTTTTAGGACTGAGCTTAGGTCTAGGTGGACGCTGGTGGCTAGACAAATCTAAGCGCTCGCTTACTGCTAATAATGCCAACGATCCCACACTTGAGCAGAAGCCTCTCACGGCAGATAGGAATGAGATCCTGGCTCTACAAAGTCAGCTACAGCAAAGCCAGATTGCCTATCAGCTAGCACGGGAAATGTGCCAGTTTAAAGCCGGATTTCTGACAAGAACCGCCCATGAATTGCGATCGCCGCTCAACAGTTTAATCGGTCTGCACCAATTGATTTTATCCGATCTATGCGATGACCCTGCGGAAGAGAGGACATTTATTGCCCAAGCTCATCAGTCAGCGTTGAAGCTGATGAATTTAATGGATCGGGTGATTGATGTTTCTCGACTAGAACATGGCAGGTCTCCGCTAGAAATCCAGCCAGTTAATTTAGCCGGGCTATTGACAGACGTTTATAATTCTACTTATCTCATTGCTGCTAATCGCAATCTGCGGTTACAACTGTCCCTACCTGAAACCGAAACTTATGTCTTAGCCGACCCGCGCTGGTTGCGGCAGGTTGCGATCGATCTACTTGACATTTGTTTGACTCAAATGCAAGAAGGAAACATTCTTGTTTCTACACATTCCTGTCTTGCTACTAACGAGATGGCAATTTGGCTAGATGCCGAACTACCACATCAGATTTTGTCAGATTCAATTGATGTATCTCAGAGCGATCGTATATCACCATTAGAGATCAAAGATTTTACTTTTTCACCAGGAATGATTCTGCTATTGACTCAGACTCTTCTCGATCTGATGCACTGTCGGTTAGAAATTCTATCAATGCCAAACTCAATATCAATAGACGAAGAGAATGAATCTTACACGCGACTGCAATTAATGATTCCTTTGGTAACTCTCGAACCTGAAACCGTTTCGGAAGCAATAGAAAACTAG